The Vespula pensylvanica isolate Volc-1 chromosome 3, ASM1446617v1, whole genome shotgun sequence nucleotide sequence GGCTAGTGTTTTCATTAACAACAAAAGGTcagatttttttctcatatgcGTACACTTTCATTCTCTgcatagaaaaattaattgtattattactattatatgaGTGTGTATCGTAcgtgtgcatgtatatgtgtacgtataatgGATGTACGTGTACATCAATGAGTACGTCAAGTGCGTTAATCATTTagtaaatgaaacaaaaaaaaaagaagaagaagtatttACATAGTGcgtattttcattcgttattacAATATCAATTATCTTCGGTTAACGAATACGATGTTAATTATAACTGTACTAACTTTTGTATTTACATGTAAAATCAGATATACACAGATGTATGTACAGAAAGAGTGcattaaaattttagaaaatatactaTACGACCACTACTTGCACattgattaaaaaacaatcaagtgacaaaaatattattaaagtctCGTGCATGCTTTTCAAACGATTACGTATACTTGCCTTCGAAGAGCCTTTGGTGTATCATGTGCGATGAAAGCTTTGTCATCGTTAAAAGCTGGTTCGTAGATCTTTACCGATCGTTCGCAACGTGGACCAGTCTTTCCGTACGGGCAGTAACAATCAAAACCAGCCTCCTTCTCCACGCACTTTCCTTCTCCGCAGGCGCCTGTAAAAAGTTCGTGTCGTGTACGTGCTCGCGCGTATTTTGTCCCGTTATGCACGCACTATTTGAATACACACATTCTGCACGTCGCGTTTTCGTTACGTTCTACGAAGTTTATAACGCATAATTTTTACCTGGATAGCAAGATTGTCCGACAAAGTTACAATGTTTCCCATTAAATCCAGCTCTACATAAACACATATAACCGTTCTTTGTAGCTGCCTCCTGGCAAACTCCACCATTATTGCATGGATTTTCGGCGCACGTTTCGCAAGTCGTTATCCCTACGTTACCCGTTTGATCTCCGATTAAATCAATTTCCTTTTCACCAATGACTAGTCTGCTGATACAACCAATGAATCCGATATTCGAAACAGCCTCTTTGATAACAATACTGTGATTTGGAACTCCACCGATATAAAGTGGACCCTTAAGATCTAATCCTTGTCTTCGACCAGCCGATACTCCTCTGTACGGTCCTTGACCATCGACTAGCATCGTTACTTCCTTTCTAACACGttgaattttaatcgtatGCCATTGACCCAAAGTAACCGATTTATCCGCCAATATAACAGCTGATCCAGAACCAAGGTCAAATCTAGCagtttataacaattatacatattacacatatattttcacACGTGCGTAGATATAATAcgtaacgaaaaataatatgtacttGAATTGTGGATATCCTCCTACTAGGGATAGAAGAATGAAATCCCCATTACCGTGATTCGATTCGGCATTGTATAAGATAATGCCGTCATAATTCTCCGGTTTGAAAGATATCTCAATATTGAACTTGAGATATGAATCAGGTAATGGAGGCAAAGCTATGTAACTCTCTGGCGCTTGACTGAAGTTAGGTACGACTCCCGTTACGACGAGCACGGTCGGTACTTCTAAATTTACTTTATCGTTGTTTGCTATACAAATGTATGTTCCTGCATCTTCGGCTTTGACATTTTTCAGTTTCAATGTATTCTGTTAAGAGCGtcgaaagggaaaataaatattcataaatccTATTAAAGTTACGCCGGAATACTTTCGTTGTACCTGGTAAGTTTCTGTGTCCAGAGATAACAATCCACCAAGTTTGTTCCATTGGAATTTAACAGGTGGTTCAAGATCAACGTGACAATCCATTTCAATACTAGATCCGTAAGGTGCCAACTTCGTTTCAATTGCTGGCCCATCGTTATGTCCACCTAGATAAAGATATGAAAAGACGATAACTCGgcatagaaatattttgtagCCGCTATTCATTGTTCCTATCATATTTATACTTACAAAGAATGCAACGGATGgcattgataaaataaacacGTTATATTCGCACACATTAGTTACATATGGACAATTGAATTTACagtaaatgaaatatcataaatcgatgaaaaatgtttgatatttACCATGTACAATGAGATTGAAATCTTCCTCAAAGATGCCTTGCGGAGTCATTACTGTACATTTGTAGGTACCGCTATCGCTGACGGCTACGTTGGACAATCTAAGAATATTTTCGTACGTTTGAGCATTCGCTGGTAAATCCGGATGGTTCGGTCTGGACCATCGATAGTGCGGACTAGGAATACCCGAACACGCGCAACGTATGTCAACCGTATCTCCGATATTTACAGGATCTTGAGATGCCTCGATGGTAAGTGCAGGTGCAACGGCAGCTGAAATTTAACAGTCGCTATTACTCAAGCTGTATAATTTCTCccgtaaatatttacatacagattagtattttcaattttttttcggaGCTTCAACGTTCGTGAAAGAAATTGTACATTTTACCGTTGTAacgtaaatgtaaaatttctttttaaaaggtCAACTTCGTCAATGTTAAAACTTAAACATCTAAAACAAGGCGAGCGATTCTTACGCACaaggaaaaaatttgattCGAGACCGATCGTTTGACAGGATATCTGGCATTTCATCCAATTTAATAATCCTTTCGATAGTATTACactaaagtaaaaataatgtatattacgCATAGTATCGTACATGCAAGTAACATGCGTCAACGGCCGCGGTATTATCTCTAACTAGGTAGGAAGGGTCAAGGGAGGAGTTGGACGAAATTTGGTACGTCGTATGGAAAGTAATCCAACGATGTTGTCTACGTCGGCTCGAAACATAAATGACATATATAAGATGTTTAGGAATGGGGATAATAAAATGTTGACGATCgaatagatcgatcgaataagaaTAGGCAACACAAAGAATagtgctaaaaaaaaaagataagacaaaaatataatctatactACGAGACGTCACACGACACACAAATCTCAAAACAAACCGCGTCGTCTTTGAAGAAATTGGCGATATTGCGGGATGCGGCAGAAGCGTTCGTCAGTACCATCGTTGCATTGAGCATAGCCGTCGCAAAAGTAATCCAAATGAATGCATTGTTGACTGTAGCACTTATACTCCCCGGGTCTGCACTGCGATCGGTACACTGGCATGCAATCCGCAAGCAAATTAACTACTAAATCATATAACGCGAGCTTTGTAAAAATCTAATTTGAAGAAGTCCTTCATTGAAACCATTATTgcaatgatctttttttttatgataaatatttcactACTGATACCATTTCTAATATGACAAGCTGCATGACAGAttttgaaaaacaaacaaaaaaacaaagaaaagtaacCGCGCCTCGTAATATATCGTTACTCGAGTAGTTCtcgtcgaacgaacgaaaaagaattttcattgtttGGCTGAAACGTCACGTTGGAAAATGTTTGAACGATCTCGTATCGACGAATGTCGAGAgattgttagaaaaagaaagaagaaaaaaagaataataaaacaaaggcagcgatgtaataaattaacaatgttattaaaaaagtaattaaaaaagctgaaaagagagaaagaaagaaagaaagaaagagaagagaaaaaaagatccaaGTTTGTAGGAATCAGATTCTttgagagaaatatttaagatcGATCTACGTCAGCGGTATTAGACGATACTTGTTAATGAGATTGAGCATAAATTACGATAATACTTTATAAAGTTTAACTGAAGTGGCaagcatatgtatgtaccaaTGCACTACTTACGTATCACATTCAAATTAATGTAATCACTGGAAACTCCATGGGAGTTACGAATTTGACAAATATATCTTCCACTGTCTTCTGGTTTGACTTGCGTTAATTCTAAATAGTCTTCGCCAATTCGACCGTGTAAAGGCAAAAATTGACCCTCTCTACTCCATTCTATCACGGCGTGTTCCCTGATCTCGCAACGCAAACGTACAGAATTACCTGGATACGTCGTAATGTCTCTTTGGGTGGCGCGAATGCTCGTGTCGTCGTAAGAATGTTCTGAGAAAAGGTAATACGGTGAATAATGGTATCCGAGTGAGATCCATCGGAACGAATTCGATACGCGTTTATCGAGATCGAAAAAGATGACGAACCGTTAACTATGACTTCCGCTACCGCCTCTGCCGTGCCCGCCTCGTTCGTGGCCTTGCAAACGTACTTTCCAGCATCCGAATACGTTATACCGTGGAATTGCAAAACGCCATTATCATTAGATACGGAATACGGAAGTGGCCGTCCTATAGCTTCCCATTGAATGTGAAGAGGCTCGTCGCCGGTCGCGGTGCACGTTATAGAAGGATTTTTACCAGGTCCAACGGTTTGACGGGTTGGATTAAGCTCGATCCTAGGTGGAgctgaaaaaggagaaagaagaaatatcagaTATTCCTCTAACGCGGATAATTTTTCGCTTCCTTTACAATCGCACTTCTCGGAATACCCACATATGATTTCCAGATGAGATTTAGCTTTGAAAATGACCGTGCCGGCAGGATTTAAGCCAAGACAGATGTATTCCCCTGCGGCATTTTTGTCGACCGTCGGAATGCTTAAAACGCCATTATGAACGGTACTGCCCTTCGGTAAGGCACGATGATCGCTCCTCTTCCAATCAAGATAAATCTGATCGCCATCTGGGGCAATCACCTGACAGCGCATTTCCACTTTACCGCTATTGGGAATTCTTAAAAAGTCTTCGGGAATCAATACGCCACCTTGATAAGGATATCTCTAAAATTACAACAACGTACGTCGTGATGATATACGGCTACGATAACTGGGGAAAAATTAgcaagaaaagatgaaaaaaagtgaTAAGCGTACGGGATCCTGAGTCGGCGGACGTCTGTTGTCGTTGTCACAAGTCATATCGCCTCGACAAGGCGTAGAGTCGATATCGTTGTCCTCGATGCGTATTTGGACACGGTCCTCTACTATGCCTACCGAGTTCGATGCTTGACAGGAGTAGGAACCTTCGTCGTCGGAGGACACCGAGAATATTTCGTATACCGCGCTTAACGGCGTCGCAGCTGTTTTGCTGTACGCATCGCTGTAAATGTAAGCAACGATTTCGCAAAAAAGACGActctttgaaagaaagatattcttCTTCGAAGAAGCGTAACTTACTACGTGGCCAATCCATTGACATGTTTACTCCAGGCAACGTTTGGCTGTGGATGGCCTACAGCGCTGCAAGTCAATCGCACCCTGTCTCCAAGTTTCACTTGCAAAATACCCGTCCTTGGCTCGATCGTAATAACAGGTATCGACTGTACTTCGATATGGGCTATCTCGGACGCGGAACCAACTTCGTTCGTGGCCGAGCACACGTAAGAACCACCGTCGTTTATCGTGATATTAGAGAGTCTCAATAATCCGCCAGGAAGTTGTTCGATGTTCGGAGCAAACGATCTGCCGTCTTGACGAGACCAATGGATCTCGGGAAGTGGAAGACCGGCTATGGCGCGACATTGCAAATCGGCAGAACCACCAAGGGTGACGGGCTGGATGTCTTTCGGATATAATTCGAGGACCGGAACTTCACGAGCTGCGAATTTGCGAATAAAAGTgtattcattcgttcgaaagCCGCCGTCTGCCGTGAGACGACGGCAAGGAACGATTtacaaatatgaaatttatgcCTTACGTTCGACCTCGACGATGGCACTAGCTTCGTAGCTGCCTATAGGACTACTGACACGACAAATATATACGCCTCGGTCAGAAACTTGCGCATTAATAATTCTGAGTGTATCTCCGACTTGTTGGACGTTCGAATTCATCGTTTCCGaaaatttattccatttcACTTGCAGACCCGCCTCTCCGCTCGTAACGCAACGTATCTCGGTCGACGTTCCTTGAGATATTATTTGTCTTTCAGGTTTGACTTTAACCGTCGGAGGATCTCTTCGTGGGATTATCGTTATTCTAGCGGTAGAATTCGTTTCCGTTCCTTTGTAACTGACAGCGATGCAGACGTATAAGCCGGAATCGTTGATCGTTGGATTATTGATTGTCAGAATGCCATCGCGCTGGGTCGCGGAGTAAGGTAGAGGCAAGCCGTCCGATCGAGTCCACGTTAGATTAGCACTTTGCGACGGGGTGCAGGTAAGCCTGACGACGTCTCCGATGGAGCCGATCCATTCGGCGGGTGTTATGATCGGAGCCAAGCCGGTAGCCGGAGGCCCTTCCGGATTTTCTGTGGATACGCGCGAATGTAGTCCCGTCTATCTACGTTATGTCTATACCGTTTACGATCATGGATACCTCTAACGTATAGAATCGTTGTTTTTTCCTCCACTCCGACGTTATTCTTAGCGATGCATTTGTATTCGGCTGCGTCGTTTCTCGAGGCAGCCGGGAGCCTCCAAACGCCGTTATGGAAGGAAGACTCCGAGCTGATGCTTCCATGAAGTCGAATCCATTCTACTTGCGGAGGAGGATTACCGTTGGCGTCGCAATGAAATTCTACCGGTTCTCCTTCCTTGACTTCGAGGTAAGGCGGCATGATTACGACTCGAGGTTTTACCGGATTCGCTCCTGAAATCGAATGCAACTGTCAACCTTGTCGTTAACCGTTTTTTACCTGGTATCGAGATATACCTGGTATCTCTAACAAACTTTTGGGAAAAGCTGCGTCCGTAAGAGACATTACCGATTTATTGCGTATATCGATCTACTTGTACTAATGTTATAACGTTAAAAACCTCTCGTTCGTACCTCCAACGGTAAGAGTGACTTTTTTGATTCCAATGTTTATTCCGTCGCTAACTTGACAAACGTATATACCGCTGTCGGACACTTTGACGTCTCTAATGATCAAGACTCCGTGAGAATCGTCTATGCTTCTACCGGATGGTAACTGACCGCCTTCCTTCTCCCAACGAATGTACAAAGAACCCTGTGTGACGTACAAGCGTGCGAGTAAGATTCATCGGGAACGATTCGAAGTAGAAGACTTACGTTGTCGAGCGATCTACCGCTGCAATGGTATCTGACGGTATTTCCAGTGTGCACGATTTGGAATTCTGGTTCTTGCACGAAAACGACGATCCTTGGTGGGGTAATAGTCGGTGTCGGAGGAGGAATCGTTGGAGGATATTCGACTAAAAAAGAATGTCAACGCGAAAATAGTTGCGATCTCGTACACGTAAATATAATCTGCTTGAAAACTCGTCTCTCCACTCTCGTGCATTTTTACACGACCGATCAAAGGAGCGAGACACTCGAACTCTCTCGTAATCCGGTCTACGCAACGGGCTACTTACCAACGTCTTGACAATTTTGTCCTGCGTATCCTGGCAAGCAATTACACTTGACGTGTCCGGACCTATTGATCTCGCAGTTTTCTTCGTTGTTGTTGCACGGACAGGGATTGCAAGAGCCAAGAACGCTAAAAGCTCTGTCACTGGTATCTCTGTAATATCCACGGGCGCAAGTTTCGCAAGACGTTCCGACGTAACCAGCTGGACAACGACACGCTTCGACTTGAGTCGCTCTTCTGTGTCCGGTGAAGTTTTCTACCGCCGTGTCGAGACTAATGTCGCTGATGTAAGTCGCCGTCATTTTTTCACTGTGAGAAGCTCGTACCAGAATAGCTTCGATATTGGAAAGAACCGTCATCATGTCCGTACGAGAAGCACTGCGTGGTCCCGCCGTCGTCAATCGTTTCCACTCCGATTCTCTCAGTGGGACGGAGTAGGTCTGAAACGAAAGTCGAACTGTGTATTCGAAATATCTCTCCCCACCGTCCCCTCCGCCTTCTTTCGTACGAACCAGCGGTATGTCCGGTAAAACGTCTGTTGGATTAGTCCAGAACAACGTGATGCCGTTTCCAACGAGTAAAATGTCTTGATCTTTGTAGCTTTGTGCGCCGGGCTGCGCAGTGATGTGCTGAGTCAAAGTCAAACTGCCGGCGTAGCTTTTTACTTGATTACCGGTGAAAGCGGATGGCAAAGACCAAAACAGTCTGCGACTACGGTTGTCGGGATAGCGATATCCAATTTCGTTCATAGCAACGTTCAAGTCGAAGCCGTCGTCTATAACGTCTTGTCTCGTGctaatttgaaaagaattaaGTAAATGTTTGCGTCAAGTCGTCGCTCTTACCGTAGGTTATACTCGTTATAGGTAGATCGTTGTCGTCGATCGCAAAAGCATTAAACGCGATGAACTTACTCGTCGGTAAGGGTAAATCCATGATGGGAATCGTAAACCCATATCGGAATCTGTTGAACGTAGAGCGAACTTTCGTGACATTGTTTGGTCACGCCGCTGCAGTAACACTCGTTACAACCGTCCGTATTTTCAGCGGACAATCCAAAGGTAGACGGACGACATCTGTTGCATTCCGGTCCCTCGACGTTCCTCTTGCACTCGCAGCGACCGCCGAAACACGAAGCGCTACGAGATCCAGCTTCGTTGCAGGTGCACTGTACGGGATCGGTTCTGCGCGTACAATCGTTGGCGGTACCACGAGTCGCGTCTCCTTCGTATCCGGGTTCGCATCTTTCGCAGTATTCCCCGGTAGTGTGATCGGCACAATTCTTAGAAAGATTAGATCAGAATCGTTGGTACATCAAATTGATGCGAAACGCGATACGACACGATCGATGAACGTCTTTCATTTACCTCGCACAGTCCGCTCTCGGGATCGCACTGACTCGAGTGCCCGTTGCAATTACAAGGCTCGCAAATTCCAAGATACAGGCCTTCCATGGCCCTCGTATATCCAACGTCGCAGTCCTCGCACGAGAGTCCCTTGTATCCGACGGGACAACCGCATTCCTCGACTTCGACCGCCCTTGCCTTTCCAGTGTTATGCTTCTCCGCCGTATCGAGGGAAACCGAGGAGAGCCTGAAAGGAGAAAATCTCTTTCGTAGGGCTTTCGCAAAAGGCAGGgacgaaagaggagagagtTTTCGACTTACGCCGTCTCGTCGGTGTGGGTCGTGTAAGTGGCCTTGATCTTGATAGCTCGTACGTCCGCCAGTGCCATTAAAAGATGTTCCCTGTCGGCGGTGGTTCCGTCGGCACGTTGCCAATATTGCTCGAGCAACGGAACGGTGAACGATTGTTGAGAATTAGGCTCGGGAGATTCTCGCGAGTAATAGAGCAATTTAATGTCGTTGGCCTGTGTCGAAGCAGAGGATCGCGTATTAGCGAGAGCACGTACGTCCAACGAATATATAGATCCAAGGCTAAGAACAAAGGATCGATCCTCGAATCGATCCCTTACTTACGCTGATCAATTCGACGTCGGCGGCGTTGTTTCTCGAACTTTGACCACCGGGCGATGGGACGTATCGGACCGTGTATTTGAGATGACCACCGTACGACGTTATCTGATCGCCGAGGAATATATTCGGCAGTTGCCAATAATAGACGTCGTTGTTACCGCGATTATGAAAGTCGTTGTAGACTATTTCGCGATTGATCGTGTCGAGGCGAATGCCATCCGATATCGGTGGTGCGTCGGGTGTTTTCGACTCGGTCAGCGTGAAACCTCGCAAGGAATTCGTGAACGACACGTGAATCtgaagagaggagaaacgaaagatcgtAGATCGTAGACGAGGATCGCGTCAGGCGATACGTAACGACTTCGTAATTAAACTCGTTCTCATTACCTCGTTTCTGTACCAATTGGACGAGACGCACTTGTTCGTAATACCCATGCAAAAGCAACTTATGCATCCGAATTGATTCCTAAAGCCCAGGTTGAATGTATTTGCCTTGCATTGGTTGCACGTCAGGCCCGTTGCGTATAGCTAAACAGAGTACACGCGAGGACGTTAAACGTCGCGTTACTGCTTCGCCGTACGACCGACCGAGCGCGTCTTCGGCTCGGTCCGTCTTCGTTGAGAATAAAAACGGACGATTTCTCGTGGCAAATTGGACGAAGTACTTACGTTTTTCGTACCGACGAGgatcgagaaaaatcgaacGCATTAAGAATAAATACAGACGATGAATATCGAGGACGGGCGAATGAGCTAAAGAGGAGTCTTCGaaggaaacgatcgaaataaatgcGATACCTTGCAACGACACTTTCCGGTATAGGGGTCGGCGTTCGGAGTGAGGCTACCATCGGGATCGCATTGTTGAACGGGTACGCACATGTCGCCGGGAATGAGAGGATTTCCTTGATAGCCGATGGCACATTGTTCGCATCTACGACCGACGTATCCAGCCGGACAGTCGCACGTAGGCTCGCCGTCCGATCCGAGATGACAGGTCCGAGTGAATCTGAATGATCGGTCACAGAACGTTATCGATATCGTCGCGACGCGGTCGCGGATTCGAGATCGTGAAAAAAGATCGTCTCCTTACTGGTTCGACGGATTGGTCAGAGGACACGGACAAAGCTGGCAAGGTATGTTCCTCGAAGGATCTCCGTAGTAGCCCGGGGCGCAGGGTGGATCGTCTCGGTAACATTGTCCAAGCCACGGTCCGCTCTCGCGCCTGAGGAATCCCGGTGCACAGTTCTCGCACGAAAGCCCGGTGTATCCTTGCGACAATTAATGCAGACGGTTAACGATCGTGCGTTGCGTTCGCTCGAGGGGACGTCGTTTAccgacgtacgtacgtaccggTAGGGCACTGGCACTCCTCCACGAAGGACGCGGATCCCAATCCGGTATTGCGCGCGTCGGCGGTGTCCATTACGATGTCGGTGATGCGTACGTCCAACTGCGGGGAATCTTCGTACTTCGCTCTGAACGAGAGGAAGGAATCGAGCGTAAGAAAGATTCGAGCGGATCGCGAAGGATAAGATCAAAGGATCGAAAGgatcttctcctttcttacGTACTTGATGAGAATATTGTCGACGTTAGCCAGCGTCATCATTATTTCTTCCCTAGATGCGAGCACCTCGCTGTTACCTTGACGCTTGTACCACTCGCCGTAGAAAAATCTAACGGTTTCTTTCGTCTCGTAGTCGGGCGGTATGTGATGGCCTTTGTGAACGAGCACGTACTTGTTGCCGGTAAGAATGACCGAGGGCGCGTCGTTCGGCGCACCGTTGCCGTTGTAATGGATCGTATAAGTCAAATAACCGCCGTAAGACTTCAATTGGCTGCCGTGATAGTTCTCGGACAGGGCGTAATACGGTATCCTGTGCGTACTCATCTCGTTGCTGAAGGATTCGAGCAATTGAATGCCATCGCGGCCGATCGGTCGAACCTCGGATATTTGATCCTTGATGTCGCCGAACAAACGTATCTCCGATTCCGTTTGTACCGATACGATTTTGTGACTTTCGAACGGCGGCGGGATCTGATAAGTGAACAGA carries:
- the LOC122627787 gene encoding basement membrane-specific heparan sulfate proteoglycan core protein isoform X14 produces the protein MKRNRVLLRSALLFLLIGADLLVSASENDDLVFDQDGKQSSLEIPLIEKHEERSIFHRIKRSFFSFFDPFVSTPVATNTSAATIDNGTGGSATGTTTVSSPTHLRGNEGTVRLVDDKNNTDVSKPRKGGPNLERLIRNSQEEYVDDKQQENEIGEAAEGRRQSQNYVNSDDEDLVASGEIEGSATDSDVSQPVTEGQKIEGKARLYRITLTVGEPYRREYADRNSREYKELSGNLTQALEELYARRIPNYDHMANVIKVSPTSDAFTSQVTLDIGSTFTDELEIRDILEKQLQYHSLGSIQVGPEGFTFRHFLVEKENVLPECDQSSELTCRNGACVPLDSRCDGTEQCEDGSDELDCHSTLRPTTTHVSESEEERWSLPTEITGDVEEPTETAVARAKGEEEDSTLRAASNKCRADDVVRCQDGSRYICSVQRCDGVPDCEDGADEVGCPHSGCKFGEFACDVRRCILESQRCNFVEDCQDGSDEHDCNYPACTSNQFKCRNGECIDGSKHCDGVLDCRDRSDEYGCPCREYQFECSAGYCVDLSRRCDGYIDCFGGKDEENCIGTTRCREGEFECASGTCVSKMARCNGRNDCDDRSDEYNCTVTTCSSDQFRCIDGICLSIDKRCNGVADCRNGEDENQCDQECTPTQFKCLTGNKCIEGIYRCDGHPDCPDRSDEDCANETITHTSPPTNRTWPGWANEKTRECDPNREMRCDDGKCVLLKRKCDNIFDCLDGSDERGCGICTPAEWKCASGECLPENERCDGLRNCVDGSDESGCVTECPPGNFRCNDGLCLDSKKRCDGRSHCLDGSDEINCQCPVGNRACDNGVCIDERFFCDKSYDCLDHSDERDCDDEATSEKGYPKEEECRADEFACNDGTCIPRALVCDGQSDCPQSTDEFDCYPHGCGQDQFQCRTGDCIRNDQRCDGRIDCEDGSDEPSECDATTLEPEGPGARPMPGRCPAGQFQCVLDKACVPHSSVCNGVPECRDASDENNCDYTIEEECSLDEWRCENGGCIYLHQRCNQLVDCTFDESDELGCNYTLGRENNGTCEPHEWRCNNGQCIPLSRRCDKRVDCLTDTSDEFDCSYDPRPTGGSTELNLKTYPSEQVIKENPAKQGREVVFQCRDEGPLRARVHWLRDNDLPLPPASRDLNGRLEIPNIQLDHAGTYICEAVGYPPSTPGSRLSVNLTVEKFEEPATRPPQVCQYDQATCSNGDCIPKSYVCDGKFDCTDGSDEMRCSPHGCEPNEFRCNNKQCVSKLWRCDGERDCADNSDEEDCAPAPPGSPCRYHEFACASYNQCIPKIYHCDRERDCLDGSDELGCSPVYIVKPPPPMVVLEPGDLMVLTCTAIGVPIPEINWRLNWGHIHSKCSTTSVNGTGTLTCPDIQPEDSGAYSCEALNVVGFVIAQPDAILVVKGPKGICPKGTFNAEARSVDECISCFCFGVATECRSANLFTYQIPPPFESHKIVSVQTESEIRLFGDIKDQISEVRPIGRDGIQLLESFSNEMSTHRIPYYALSENYHGSQLKSYGGYLTYTIHYNGNGAPNDAPSVILTGNKYVLVHKGHHIPPDYETKETVRFFYGEWYKRQGNSEVLASREEIMMTLANVDNILIKAKYEDSPQLDVRITDIVMDTADARNTGLGSASFVEECQCPTGYTGLSCENCAPGFLRRESGPWLGQCYRDDPPCAPGYYGDPSRNIPCQLCPCPLTNPSNQFTRTCHLGSDGEPTCDCPAGYVGRRCEQCAIGYQGNPLIPGDMCVPVQQCDPDGSLTPNADPYTGKCRCKLYATGLTCNQCKANTFNLGFRNQFGCISCFCMGITNKCVSSNWYRNEIHVSFTNSLRGFTLTESKTPDAPPISDGIRLDTINREIVYNDFHNRGNNDVYYWQLPNIFLGDQITSYGGHLKYTVRYVPSPGGQSSRNNAADVELISANDIKLLYYSRESPEPNSQQSFTVPLLEQYWQRADGTTADREHLLMALADVRAIKIKATYTTHTDETALSSVSLDTAEKHNTGKARAVEVEECGCPVGYKGLSCEDCDVGYTRAMEGLYLGICEPCNCNGHSSQCDPESGLCENCADHTTGEYCERCEPGYEGDATRGTANDCTRRTDPVQCTCNEAGSRSASCFGGRCECKRNVEGPECNRCRPSTFGLSAENTDGCNECYCSGVTKQCHESSLYVQQIPIWVYDSHHGFTLTDDTRQDVIDDGFDLNVAMNEIGYRYPDNRSRRLFWSLPSAFTGNQVKSYAGSLTLTQHITAQPGAQSYKDQDILLVGNGITLFWTNPTDVLPDIPLTYSVPLRESEWKRLTTAGPRSASRTDMMTVLSNIEAILVRASHSEKMTATYISDISLDTAVENFTGHRRATQVEACRCPAGYVGTSCETCARGYYRDTSDRAFSVLGSCNPCPCNNNEENCEINRSGHVKCNCLPGYAGQNCQDVVEYPPTIPPPTPTITPPRIVVFVQEPEFQIVHTGNTVRYHCSGRSLDNGSLYIRWEKEGGQLPSGRSIDDSHGVLIIRDVKVSDSGIYVCQVSDGINIGIKKVTLTVGAFPKSLLEIPGANPVKPRVVIMPPYLEVKEGEPVEFHCDANGNPPPQVEWIRLHGSISSESSFHNGVWRLPAASRNDAAEYKCIAKNNVGVEEKTTILYVRENPEGPPATGLAPIITPAEWIGSIGDVVRLTCTPSQSANLTWTRSDGLPLPYSATQRDGILTINNPTINDSGLYVCIAVSYKGTETNSTARITIIPRRDPPTVKVKPERQIISQGTSTEIRCVTSGEAGLQVKWNKFSETMNSNVQQVGDTLRIINAQVSDRGVYICRVSSPIGSYEASAIVEVEPREVPVLELYPKDIQPVTLGGSADLQCRAIAGLPLPEIHWSRQDGRSFAPNIEQLPGGLLRLSNITINDGGSYVCSATNEVGSASEIAHIEVQSIPVITIEPRTGILQVKLGDRVRLTCSAVGHPQPNVAWSKHVNGLATYDAYSKTAATPLSAVYEIFSVSSDDEGSYSCQASNSVGIVEDRVQIRIEDNDIDSTPCRGDMTCDNDNRRPPTQDPRYPYQGGVLIPEDFLRIPNSGKVEMRCQVIAPDGDQIYLDWKRSDHRALPKGSTVHNGVLSIPTVDKNAAGEYICLGLNPAGTVIFKAKSHLEIISPPRIELNPTRQTVGPGKNPSITCTATGDEPLHIQWEAIGRPLPYSVSNDNGVLQFHGITYSDAGKYVCKATNEAGTAEAVAEVIVNEHSYDDTSIRATQRDITTYPGNSVRLRCEIREHAVIEWSREGQFLPLHGRIGEDYLELTQVKPEDSGRYICQIRNSHGVSSDYINLNVILVNLLADCMPVYRSQCRPGEYKCYSQQCIHLDYFCDGYAQCNDGTDERFCRIPQYRQFLQRRRAAVAPALTIEASQDPVNIGDTVDIRCACSGIPSPHYRWSRPNHPDLPANAQTYENILRLSNVAVSDSGTYKCTVMTPQGIFEEDFNLIVHGGHNDGPAIETKLAPYGSSIEMDCHVDLEPPVKFQWNKLGGLLSLDTETYQNTLKLKNVKAEDAGTYICIANNDKVNLEVPTVLVVTGVVPNFSQAPESYIALPPLPDSYLKFNIEISFKPENYDGIILYNAESNHGNGDFILLSLVGGYPQFKFDLGSGSAVILADKSVTLGQWHTIKIQRVRKEVTMLVDGQGPYRGVSAGRRQGLDLKGPLYIGGVPNHSIVIKEAVSNIGFIGCISRLVIGEKEIDLIGDQTGNVGITTCETCAENPCNNGGVCQEAATKNGYMCLCRAGFNGKHCNFVGQSCYPGACGEGKCVEKEAGFDCYCPYGKTGPRCERSVKIYEPAFNDDKAFIAHDTPKALRRLKIAMNFNPTDEGDGILIYCSQSEEGLGDFAALIIKNKHVEFRYDIGSGMATLRSNYIVQPGTWTYVTINRDFKEAKLSVNGEPFIEARSPGGARTMTLNTPLYIGGVDRRKITLNKNLNVDRNFHGCISELEVASVSLEILKSATDMANIEDCSMLHPNQTIPRTTLITPPPTNPPTTLYDPCASSPCIHGFCQSLDSREYSCTCEYGYAGRNCENVLKQCEVYAPCRNGGTCTDLHGSYKCDCRLGFNGQTCEKLADITYDIAFKGDGWLELERSVMTHEEEREVLGFEISTNKTNGLIMWHGQTPNDLNPDDYISLAVVDGYVEYQYNLGSGPAVIRVTAQRVDDGERHRIILKRQGSDGSIELNGEHTESGLSDGLQQILNTRGSVYLGGVPDYAMTYGRYHEGFSGCIYTLEVQDSGAIDIGEKAIRGKNVSPCTRVRWIPSSLVFTDADADIFDAFVPPPPVNIIHPKPAANVATCNIKSYLLLIVLQHLIALKIESRNLIVVCTLFYIGAINTS